The following nucleotide sequence is from Nocardioides daedukensis.
AGGGCATCGCTGAGCGCAAGTTCGGCGTATATGTGCACGTGCCGTTCTGCACGGTCCGGTGCGGCTACTGCGACTTCAACACCTACACCGCCACCGAGCTCGGTGAGGGCGTGACCCGAGCGACGTACGCCGAATCGGCGATCGCCGAGATCCGTCGCGCGCGAGCGGTGCTCGGTGACGTGGACCGCCGGGTCGACACCGTGTTCTTCGGAGGCGGAACGCCGACCCTCCTGCCGCCGGCGGACGTCTCGGCGATCCTGGCGGCGATCTCGGCCGAGTTCGGCCTGAGTGACGATGCCGAGGTGACCACCGAGGCGAACCCGGACAGCGTGGCGCTGTGGGACCTGGAGGCGCTGCGCGAGGGTGGCTTCAACCGGCTGTCCTTCGGGATGCAGTCGGCGGTGCCGCACGTGCTCCAGGTCCTCGACCGCACGCACGACCCGTTGCGGGTGCCGGCGGTGGTGGACTGGGCCCGCGAGGCGGGGTTCGAGCAGGTCAGCCTGGACCTGATCTATGGCACGCCGGGGGAGTCGATGCACGACTGGCAGACGTCCCTGGACGCCGCGCTGGCCTGCAACCCGGACCACGTGTCGGCGTACGCGC
It contains:
- the hemW gene encoding radical SAM family heme chaperone HemW; its protein translation is MPSALPPGDPAPADGSLPESAFEGIAERKFGVYVHVPFCTVRCGYCDFNTYTATELGEGVTRATYAESAIAEIRRARAVLGDVDRRVDTVFFGGGTPTLLPPADVSAILAAISAEFGLSDDAEVTTEANPDSVALWDLEALREGGFNRLSFGMQSAVPHVLQVLDRTHDPLRVPAVVDWAREAGFEQVSLDLIYGTPGESMHDWQTSLDAALACNPDHVSAYALIVEDGTALARQVRRGEVPMTDDDDLADKYLAADAAMSAAGLGWYEVSNWATSREQRCEHNMLYWQGDDWWGVGPGAHSHVGGTRWWNVKHPAAYAGRLAQGVSPALAREVLDDETRRVERILLEVRLRDGLPLDVLDGAARGMLADLVDRGLVTLADDRMVLTTPGRLLADAVVRDLV